The window TCTGGAgaggattaaataaataaagacgtCTGCAGCGGTTCAGCGCTATGTTTGAGAGACGTGTCGCCGGATGTTTACGGCGGAGTAGACGTGTAGTACTGTCCTTACAGCGCCACCGTGTGGGCCGTGAGAGAACTGCCTTCAGAAACACTTTACATGccgagacatttttaaatacatgaaacgTTTCCCTTGGGCACCACGGGAAGACGTTATCGTTTGTGCATTTAAATCTCCGATGTTTCATGAATACACAAAGTCTTGCTAATGTCAAATAATTACGTCAACTGTAGAGCTGTGCTGCATTTAAGTGCCAGTCAACTGGCTCGTATTTTAAAGACTCCCAAGTCGTgagactgaaaaaaacaaaactgctcCACTTTATAAAGTGCTACAGAGTGGATATGTGGCTCATGAGCAAAATCAAAGATGGACAATGAAAACCATGAATAATTCTATATATAAACTAATGCAAAGGTTTTTGTTCTACTCCATAATTACTCCACTCTGTATTAAAAAGTCTATACATACTACTACTTCTGATTAGTTCATTGGCAAGTTAAAAGCATAAAGTGTGTAATAAATCTTATACTATCAACTTTTGTGAAGGCAGTCCATAAACGTTTTATTCTTTTgcaaaactattttattttgttccaaTAATAAACACCAACAATAGATGTACTGTGTTGAAAAGCAATGTGTGACAATGTTTGGTATACTCAAAGGTTTATTGTGccattgaaaaaaataacaaaacagtaAGTGCATGTGCTGCATCCTCTAAGTGTCTTTGTCACTGCcataacattaaaaaagaaaatatacttCTTATTTATTAACTGAAGAACATTGAAAATCCATAAAGTGTCACATTTGAGAATCAGTAAGCATTGAATATGTGGCATTCATTTTggcactttatttaaaatagctCAAATTATGAATTGATTATCAAGATAGTAGTCGAACTTTTCTCAACCTGATTAATCAAATAAACATTGAAGCTACGAAGTGGACGTTGTTTGGCCTTAAAAGTACcacaataaccttttttttttcctttggcaAAGGTGTTGGATTAATAACAATTTTCTATCTCCAGGGCCTCTCTCCAGGCTGGATTACCAATGGGGCAACAGCAATGGCTGCAGGGTGTTGGATAGCGGGGGTCCCATGGAGCTTTAATTCAATCCTCCACGGAGCCCTAGGCTTTTGGAGGCTCCCCCAGGTAATCCACCCATGCTTGGGAGACGACACGAGTTTACAGTACCCTACAGTTATTCATCTTGAGTGTAGTATGTATAGCCTACAGTACATTTCATGTTACACATCTTCTATTCTCAGGAATACACAATACACCTTTGAAGAgtacatttgcatattttttggggggaaagtTCGTTAAGAGGACAATTTCGCAATATGAGGTGTGGCATTTATATTGAAGGGAAATCTGGCAGAGTGATAAATAATTTTGTCAATGCCCTGACACCTCTTTTGACTGTGTTGCTTTCCGACGGCATTTGAATGCGGCATTCTGGCTTGAGGCTCAAACGAAACCAATTAAGACCAAAAGTCCTGTTTTTATGTGCTTCAAATCCGCGGAGATTCACAATTTAGCTGCTGTTTTACGGATACAAATCGACAAATTGATACGATTTCAAGAAAGTTAGCCAGTCCAccagcacaggaagtgacatcaaaCTACGCTCTTCTTTGTCTGACGACCTTATCCGGAGGAAGTGAAGCTTTAGATGAGGCAGCTACTTcactgggaggaaaaaaaaaaaaactgaaaaaaattgCCAAGAGGGGAAAAAACTTTGCTGGTTTGGAGGAATTTGAGGCCGATTGAAAAACTGTTTCCTAGGAGTCTTGGTCCAGGGGAGTCCCGGGGAGGGAGACGAATTCGCCGTAATCGGTAAACGCCACTATTCTTCATGCATTcggttgtatttttttggttaGGTTTGCATGACTCCGCTGTCGTCTCTCCACCCGTCTCCACAGCCGGAAGTCTGTGAGGATTGTCTAtcggttttttttcttttcgctgcagttttttttttttatcctttggtttttttttttttgcatttgcttgttatgtttttttcaaagcaggAGGGCACTACAGACACACTGTGCTGTCTGCGAGCTAACTGTATGTAAATCAGCGCGTCGGGCCTGATTAACTACAACATGAGAGGAACCGAAATGGAGTCCTTGTGTTTAGCTGCTGCTTTTTGTCAACACCGTGACTATATTATCTttggtgtttttaaagtgaGCGATAGTCGGTAGCTGGTCTACATTAAATGTAATGTCAGTCTGTCGAGTCAACTTTAACATTAGCGGACAAGTTGAACCTGCTGTATATACCATTATGTCATTACAGTACTGTAACTTGGCGCTAAAAACCATTAAAGCCATTTGTTACAGTTGCGTCGCACATCGGAAGTTTAAAAATTACACCACATAGACGATAGCGTTAACATTTATGGAGTTAGTATTTACTTTATTGtattagtatttattttaatgtacattttattttaacatatacATAGTTGAATATCTCTTTTTAAGCGtgtcaatttttttaatttttttttcttatattattTTGCTTCCTGAAGGGTTGGTCCCAAGACTGCATTACCTGTCACAGATTCAATGTGTGCCAATTCGTTTGTAATACTTTAATTATAGGCCTTTTCAACACAGTGGAAATGTTGAGTGTTGTAAATAAAACATAGTTGGGACTGTGTGGTTGAAACTATTTATcttattgctgtttttttctcaaagcaCTTCAATCGAAAATGGAATTGTATTAGGCCACAtgtaaattaataaaacaattaTAATCTGAGAGAAACCAAATACAGATGTGTACATACAGTATGGTTTATGAGCTCGAGGAGTTAATTTGGACCAATTTTACAGTTAAATCTATCCAGTTTGGTGTTCAGCTAATCAAAAATTGGAAATGTAGGTTTGTATTACCTACATGTGTAAACAAAACTTGTTTGCCAACATCTGTCAGTTTACATTTGTGGGTTGAGTTAAATATTTGGATCACAAAATGTAGTGTTGTGTTTAGATGCAATTCTTACTGTGCCTTGAACTGTTATGGCCTGTGCAAggttgtttatgtgtttgtagtATTTCTATGACATTGTACAAAGTAACCAGGGGTTGTACTAATGAGGTAATTACAGGAATTAATAAAAGCTGCATTTGTGTCATTGCAGAAATGATGGAAGACTCTCACTTCAATTCATCATACTTTTGGTCTCCAATCCCCACTGTATCAGGACAGGTATGTCGGGGGGGAAAAATCAAGAGTTTGTCACTTCTTTATGAGTCATATAAGATGTATCTTTTTTGAGGAGTGTAATGGGAGTTTAAGAAAAAGATGAACCAGTCTAGTTGCTCAAGTGAAACATGTCCTTTCTACTGACAGATTGAAAATGCCATGTTCCTGAACAAAGTGAAAGAGCAACAGGAAAAGAGTGCTtgcttctctccttctcctgcatCACACTACCAAACCGCTCTTCTCACCATCCCCACTCATGGGACAAAAACAGATGGAGGAGGGCAGGTTGGGAGTGTGGCACAACTCCACCCTCCTCACAGCACCCAGAACATGCTGTCTGTCCCCTCCACGGGCATCATGACAGCAGGTGAGTCAGTGTCTGCGTAGCGAGAAGCCTCTGGGTCTCTCTCAGTGGGAGGCTGTTCCTGTTTATTCCATGATACATTCTAAATAATATCTTACAAAAGTAAAGTTTCTCATCTGAACCACATCAAAGGTTTAGGCTGGATTAAGAACTCATGACTTTAACTCTAAACTATAGGAATCAGTGATGTACTCAATTGTTAAGTTGATGAGAACAAATTAAATCTGAGTCACATGGGACCTCAAAGCTCCACAATGGGCTAAGGGTAGGTGCCAGAATAACAATTCTGTGTCCTAATTCATGCTACAACCTCAGGGCTTTCTACAAACCGCGGAGAAGAAGTGCTGTGCTATTACACTCTTTTCTAGCACTAGCCAAACACCTCTGGCTAGTAGGTCGCTTAATAGTATGACACAGTATGTGAAAAAGTGAATTCTAACAGTCTGAttgctgtcctttttttttcctgtgactTTCTCTGAAGCGGGTCTGGTCATCACAACTCCTCAGGGAACGTTAGTGTCACCCACCTCGTCTCAGTCATTTGTCTCTGGTCACCCAGCAACGACCATGATTGTTTCAGCACTCCATTCTGCAGGTAaatcacacacagaaatatttcCATGCCATATGTCTCTCTGGGTTGTGACAACAGCTACAGCTCAGACTAAAGAAGTACAGTTTAACTTGCCCCATTCAGTCtgcatgtcaaagtgtccttgggaaagTCAGTGAACCCGAGGGGGCACCTGAAGGCATCGTCTTACctggaatttgttttttttaaacgacaATGTTAACTGTTTTTTGTCATTGTCTTGATATACACTTATGTGCAATTATCCTTTTAGTCCTTCAATGAGCAGAAGAACCAaaatcaagaagaagaaaatcaattGTTTTGTAATCCATTAAGTTGTTGTAAAGATTTGTAACATGGCCGCCCCTGTTGTCTTTTCTGAGTGTTATTTTCACCATGTTCAGTCCATGGTATGAGACAAATATAAAGAGGTTTTGTTCACTTGTCTTTTTTATAAAATCTCTGAGCAACAACCCAGTTCTATTCTCTTCAAGCACATACTGTTTTCAGCAGTTGCATAGCAACAAATCAGGGAAAAGTAGCAACTTTAAATTTAATGACTTATCAGTGGCAGTGCCAGTGACTAATTGTTCTTCACTTTTAAATGAATCAGTTTTccttaaaaagaaatgtatccTTCACATCCTGTCACAGCATTCCAATAAATGattggtgtgtttgtgcattcttatttatttaaagttgtttacATCATTATAGGAgctttatgtttaaatatctaATAAGAAATAGCTTAGTTTAACACTGATTTTCTTTGTCCTACCTTGTTTGAATGTACTTAACACTTTAAAGAATATGCACTTTTATAAACATGAGAATTGTCCAGCGTATTGGCGAACACCTTCTGCAACTTGATTAAGGATGATTACATCCTTCTAACCTGGAGCTTTTGATTCATTTGTAGACAGAAAAGAAGGCGATGGGTCTTCCCATGTGGTCGTGATGCCTGCGGCCTCCAAGcgaggcaggaaaaaaaagacggCACTTTCCAGGGTCGGTGGAATGGGTGGAACAGGAAATGAAACGCTAATACTGGCTCACCTGACAGCTGGCGGACAGGTAAGAATTCAAAAAGGGAAGAGATTCTGACAGAGAACTATCGATAATAAACAGGATGATAAGTTAACTTTGAATACTATTTTTGACAGTTGGCATCTTTGCAACATCATACTGGAGACCCATATGACCTGTCAAATGAAGAGGAAGACCACGGCACAAAAGATAGCACTAAGACCTACAGGTACAGTGTCAAAATACACCTGCTGTGCATCCCTGTTTCGCCTTGCGCTAGCTACTGAATGTAAGCACACCTCTTGCTCTGTGTCCTGATACAATCAGCATAGAGAAGACCAGCTTGTGTAGATGAGCTTGGCTGgcttgataaaaaaatatctgaaacacacacacacacacactcctttgaTTGCCCTTCACTGCATGTTGTGGCAGAACATGCCTGCTTCTGTAGAGGATAGTTGATTCCTTCCCCGAATGTATTTGAACTACAAATACATCAGTGCTTCGTAGATGCCCTTTTTGTTTCCGCACACTGGACATGAATTGCTATCTGGTCGCTACtgtcctctttgtctttgtatTGCATGCTCTTGGAGTTATAAACTCTCAAGCactctttttactttttcaagTATCTTAATACCTCTCCGTACAACTTATCCTGTGTTCACACGTCTTCTACATTTGATttacccccccctcccttcctgcTTGCATTTATATATCTTACATgatccttttttcctttttattttgagtttcattttccatcatttctcatttctttctgtgggtcaatgcttccttccCCTGTCTCCTTCTTGTCCATTTTACTTTcttccaactctctctctcttctgtttacTTTTCTATATATGTgtccctctccttccttcttgttctgtccgtcctggcccccccctccccaattCTGTGTCTCTCCGCCTGTAGGTGCCGGATGTGTGCGGCGACCTTCCTCAGTAAGTCTGACATGCAGATCCACTCCAAGTCGCACACAGAGGCCAAACCTCACAAGTGTCCTCACTGCGCCAAGTCATTCGCCAACTCCAGCTACCTGGCCCAGCACATCCGCATCCACAGCGGGGCCAAGCCTTACACCTGCTCCTACTGCCAGAAATCTTTCAGGCAGCTCAGTCATTTACAGCAGCACACACGGTACTGCAGACCCCACCTCCCAGCTACCAACCCCAAACCCCCTGTCCTTTAACTTACTCTGCAAAGTGACTTTTAGAAGCCCAGactccttttttcttcctcctgggGAAGAGGATGGAGTGGTGTGCAGATGCTTATTTCACAGCCATTTAATGTTGGCATGCTAACACTTCCATCCAGAAGTGACCTTTTCAGAAAAATGGAAGTCAAATGATATCTTTCTAAGTTCACATGTTTTCATAATTTATACCATCATATGAATGGGCATTTGAAATGCATGGAGCTCTGTTATATTCATTTGATATAATGAGCATATTTTGcccattctttcttttttcatttgtgactgtgcttctctttgtgtagcttgtattgcatttttttctttatgttttttttttttctttttgtttgcatgttctgTCATTTCTTCTGCCAGTgcctcccaaacacacacaactcacatatacagaataagaaatACATGTCCAAATACAGACTTTGTTCCATTGTGCTTCCCATTCAAACTGTCCAGTTATTGTCTGGTATACTTCCTTGTcgatgcttttttttcttgct is drawn from Labrus bergylta chromosome 8, fLabBer1.1, whole genome shotgun sequence and contains these coding sequences:
- the znf384b gene encoding zinc finger protein 384b isoform X2; protein product: MMEDSHFNSSYFWSPIPTVSGQIENAMFLNKVKEQQEKSACFSPSPASHYQTALLTIPTHGTKTDGGGQVGSVAQLHPPHSTQNMLSVPSTGIMTAAGLVITTPQGTLVSPTSSQSFVSGHPATTMIVSALHSADRKEGDGSSHVVVMPAASKRGRKKKTALSRVGGMGGTGNETLILAHLTAGGQLASLQHHTGDPYDLSNEEEDHGTKDSTKTYRCRMCAATFLSKSDMQIHSKSHTEAKPHKCPHCAKSFANSSYLAQHIRIHSGAKPYTCSYCQKSFRQLSHLQQHTRNHTESKPHKCPHCTKSFANSSYLAQHVRIHTGVKPYSCSYCQKSFRQLSHLQQHNRIHTGDRPYKCSHPGCEKSFTQLSNLQSHRRQHNKDKPYKCTNCNKGYVDSASLEVHMSTHTVKHARIYSCGLCNRTYTSETYLVKHMEKHNPDQLSAAAARSTQQNQNHNQSQAQGQTAAQGQVENEEGGASRLGGAGSGGGQQGQSQSNYPQTETISCPFDLHQYKTVSASDIQYKPVSVADLTSHKDLCLTVSASTIQVEHLNS